The proteins below are encoded in one region of Pygocentrus nattereri isolate fPygNat1 chromosome 13, fPygNat1.pri, whole genome shotgun sequence:
- the LOC108414758 gene encoding proton channel OTOP3-like isoform X2, with product MEAGRRSSKGLELTEFKLKHPEKDRLDSDEDHEKAGGRLDDAGDDEDCGKDVVDDDEDAVLLWVPSGRGLISGLLGLNLVLLGAALVAGDAFHPAGLQHQEPEVFLLLLMGLSVVWMLWYLLWARARPGLPPHTDHHAGGPTVTVVLMLFAGFSLLLCVFMMVHNILMKDCLPSAKVLLPFFQTPFLGLQTYLLWAHSKDCIHIHMILTRSGLMLILCTDILLWLSAVTEDSVHMEIELEKEFKQPIRGELDQEDDGNSTDCNCGRQLVCPALRKGYEVLYPFNMEFSLLAGCMLYVMWKNVGRHTTAPHSGHSQKITLRILCYGGILLGPVLGLLVLISGVVIFVLYQVWVGQRGMRIKAFMLFYGFHLGVMPLMALCAMAGTVVYRRKERLQGRERGKGKEAGRSAKNPTRRLDVFLLVGSGLGQLFLSYSSLVAALAMGPSDVMESLDLSYSLLSLLELVLQNVFIIQGLQDHKHFGQKRAEKETSEGSVGFKVEKNEEGGGVLEEAEGKALQGSSDAPVPPTGTPGQDTHRWSRRVIQEICAFLMLSNIMLWVIPAFGAHPQFESGVGKQFYGFFVWFVLVNLGQPLIVFYRMHSVGALMELLILA from the exons ATGGAGGCCGGAAGACGTTCAAGTAAAGGACTGGAACTGACTGAGTTTAAGCTGAAACACCCTGAGAAAG ACcgtttggacagtgatgaagacCACGAGAAGGCCGGTGGTCGTTTGGATGATGCAGGTGATGATGAAGACTGTGGGAAGGACGTTGTGGACGATGATGAGGACGCTGTGCTGCTCTGGGTTCCCAGTGGCCGTGGACTGATCTCGGGGCTTCTGGGGCTGAATTTGGTGCTGCTGGGCGCTGCCCTGGTGGCCGGAGACGCTTTTCACCCTGCAGGCTTACAGCACCAAGAGCCTGAGGTgttcctgctgctgctgatgggGCTGAGCGTGGTGTGGATGCTGTGGTACCTGCTGTGGGCACGCGCACGTCCTGGATTAccccctcacactgaccaccaCGCAGGGGGCCCCACTGTCACAG tggtGTTAATGCTGTTTGCAGGATTCAGTTTACTGCTCTGTGTGTTTATGATGGTTCACAACATCCTAATGAAGGACTGTCTGCCTTCTGCTAAAGTTCTTTTACCATTCTTTCAAACTCCCTTCCTCGGCCTGCAG ACGTATCTGCTGTGGGCTCACTCCAAAGACTGCATCCACATACACATGATCCTCACCAG gtcaGGGCTGATGCTGATTTTGTGCACAGATATCTTGTTATGGTTGAGCGCAGTAACAGAAGATTCCGTTCACATGGAGATTGAGTTGGAGAAAGAGTTCAAGCAGCCCATCAGAGGAGAGTTAG ACCAGGAAGACGACGGCAACTCCACAGACTGCAACTGTGGCAGACAGCTTGTTTGCCCCGCTCTGCGGAAAGGCTACGAGGTCCTGTACCCGTTTAACATGGAGTTCAGCCTGCTGGCAGGCTGCATGCTCTACGTCATGTGGAAGAACGTGGGACGTCACACGACTGCCCCTCATTCTGGTCACTCCCAAAAAATCACCCTGCGTATCTTATGCTATGGAGGCATCCTGCTTGGTCCTGTGCTGGGTTTGCTGGTGCTGATCTCCGGGGTGGTCATTTTCGTACTGTACCAGGTGTGGGTGGGGCAGCGAGGGATGCGCATCAAGGCCTTCATGCTGTTCTATGGGTTCCACTTGGGCGTGATGCCACTCATGGCTCTTTGCGCAATGGCAGGAACGGTGGTGTACCGGCGCAAAGAGAGACTACAGGGAAGGGAGCGGGGCAAGGGGAAAGAGGCAGGAAGGTCTGCTAAAAACCCAACTCGCAGACTGGATGTATTCCTGCTGGTGGGGTCCGGGCTAGGCCAGCTGTTCCTCTCTTACTCCTCTCTGGTGGCCGCTCTGGCTATGGGACCCAGTGACGTTATGGAGAGTCTAGACCTGTCGTATTCACTGCTCAGCCTGCTGGAGCTGGTGCTGCAGAACGTGTTTATCATCCAAGGACTGCAAGACCACAAACACTTTGGTCAAAAGAGAGCAGAGAAGGAAACATCAGAAGGAAGCGTTGGCTTCAAG GTGGAGAAGAATGAGGAAGGTGGTGGAGTTCTGGAGGAGGCTGAGGGAAAAGCATTACAGGGAAGTAGTGATGCTCCAGTGCCCCCTACAGGCACACCGGGACAAGACACTCACCGCTGGAGCAGGAGAGTGATTCAGGAGATTTGCGCCTTCCTCATGTTGTCCAACATCATG TTATGGGTGATTCCAGCGTTCGGTGCCCACCCGCAGTTTGAGAGTGGAGTGGGGAAGCAGTTTTATGGTTTCTTCGTGTGGTTCGTGTTGGTGAATCTGGGCCAGCCGCTCATTGTCTTCTACAGGATGCACTCAGTAGGAGCTCTGATGGAGCTGCTCATCTTAGCatga
- the LOC108414758 gene encoding proton channel OTOP3-like isoform X1: protein MEAGRRSSKGLELTEFKLKHPEKDRLDSDEDHEKAGGRLDDAGDDEDCGKDVVDDDEDAVLLWVPSGRGLISGLLGLNLVLLGAALVAGDAFHPAGLQHQEPEVFLLLLMGLSVVWMLWYLLWARARPGLPPHTDHHAGGPTVTVVLMLFAGFSLLLCVFMMVHNILMKDCLPSAKVLLPFFQTPFLGLQTYLLWAHSKDCIHIHMILTRSGLMLILCTDILLWLSAVTEDSVHMEIELEKEFKQPIRGELDQEDDGNSTDCNCGRQLVCPALRKGYEVLYPFNMEFSLLAGCMLYVMWKNVGRHTTAPHSGHSQKITLRILCYGGILLGPVLGLLVLISGVVIFVLYQVWVGQRGMRIKAFMLFYGFHLGVMPLMALCAMAGTVVYRRKERLQGRERGKGKEAGRSAKNPTRRLDVFLLVGSGLGQLFLSYSSLVAALAMGPSDVMESLDLSYSLLSLLELVLQNVFIIQGLQDHKHFGQKRAEKETSEGSVGFKQVEKNEEGGGVLEEAEGKALQGSSDAPVPPTGTPGQDTHRWSRRVIQEICAFLMLSNIMLWVIPAFGAHPQFESGVGKQFYGFFVWFVLVNLGQPLIVFYRMHSVGALMELLILA from the exons ATGGAGGCCGGAAGACGTTCAAGTAAAGGACTGGAACTGACTGAGTTTAAGCTGAAACACCCTGAGAAAG ACcgtttggacagtgatgaagacCACGAGAAGGCCGGTGGTCGTTTGGATGATGCAGGTGATGATGAAGACTGTGGGAAGGACGTTGTGGACGATGATGAGGACGCTGTGCTGCTCTGGGTTCCCAGTGGCCGTGGACTGATCTCGGGGCTTCTGGGGCTGAATTTGGTGCTGCTGGGCGCTGCCCTGGTGGCCGGAGACGCTTTTCACCCTGCAGGCTTACAGCACCAAGAGCCTGAGGTgttcctgctgctgctgatgggGCTGAGCGTGGTGTGGATGCTGTGGTACCTGCTGTGGGCACGCGCACGTCCTGGATTAccccctcacactgaccaccaCGCAGGGGGCCCCACTGTCACAG tggtGTTAATGCTGTTTGCAGGATTCAGTTTACTGCTCTGTGTGTTTATGATGGTTCACAACATCCTAATGAAGGACTGTCTGCCTTCTGCTAAAGTTCTTTTACCATTCTTTCAAACTCCCTTCCTCGGCCTGCAG ACGTATCTGCTGTGGGCTCACTCCAAAGACTGCATCCACATACACATGATCCTCACCAG gtcaGGGCTGATGCTGATTTTGTGCACAGATATCTTGTTATGGTTGAGCGCAGTAACAGAAGATTCCGTTCACATGGAGATTGAGTTGGAGAAAGAGTTCAAGCAGCCCATCAGAGGAGAGTTAG ACCAGGAAGACGACGGCAACTCCACAGACTGCAACTGTGGCAGACAGCTTGTTTGCCCCGCTCTGCGGAAAGGCTACGAGGTCCTGTACCCGTTTAACATGGAGTTCAGCCTGCTGGCAGGCTGCATGCTCTACGTCATGTGGAAGAACGTGGGACGTCACACGACTGCCCCTCATTCTGGTCACTCCCAAAAAATCACCCTGCGTATCTTATGCTATGGAGGCATCCTGCTTGGTCCTGTGCTGGGTTTGCTGGTGCTGATCTCCGGGGTGGTCATTTTCGTACTGTACCAGGTGTGGGTGGGGCAGCGAGGGATGCGCATCAAGGCCTTCATGCTGTTCTATGGGTTCCACTTGGGCGTGATGCCACTCATGGCTCTTTGCGCAATGGCAGGAACGGTGGTGTACCGGCGCAAAGAGAGACTACAGGGAAGGGAGCGGGGCAAGGGGAAAGAGGCAGGAAGGTCTGCTAAAAACCCAACTCGCAGACTGGATGTATTCCTGCTGGTGGGGTCCGGGCTAGGCCAGCTGTTCCTCTCTTACTCCTCTCTGGTGGCCGCTCTGGCTATGGGACCCAGTGACGTTATGGAGAGTCTAGACCTGTCGTATTCACTGCTCAGCCTGCTGGAGCTGGTGCTGCAGAACGTGTTTATCATCCAAGGACTGCAAGACCACAAACACTTTGGTCAAAAGAGAGCAGAGAAGGAAACATCAGAAGGAAGCGTTGGCTTCAAG CAGGTGGAGAAGAATGAGGAAGGTGGTGGAGTTCTGGAGGAGGCTGAGGGAAAAGCATTACAGGGAAGTAGTGATGCTCCAGTGCCCCCTACAGGCACACCGGGACAAGACACTCACCGCTGGAGCAGGAGAGTGATTCAGGAGATTTGCGCCTTCCTCATGTTGTCCAACATCATG TTATGGGTGATTCCAGCGTTCGGTGCCCACCCGCAGTTTGAGAGTGGAGTGGGGAAGCAGTTTTATGGTTTCTTCGTGTGGTTCGTGTTGGTGAATCTGGGCCAGCCGCTCATTGTCTTCTACAGGATGCACTCAGTAGGAGCTCTGATGGAGCTGCTCATCTTAGCatga
- the LOC108414758 gene encoding proton channel OTOP3-like isoform X3 encodes MSGKPAYLHNDRLDSDEDHEKAGGRLDDAGDDEDCGKDVVDDDEDAVLLWVPSGRGLISGLLGLNLVLLGAALVAGDAFHPAGLQHQEPEVFLLLLMGLSVVWMLWYLLWARARPGLPPHTDHHAGGPTVTVVLMLFAGFSLLLCVFMMVHNILMKDCLPSAKVLLPFFQTPFLGLQTYLLWAHSKDCIHIHMILTRSGLMLILCTDILLWLSAVTEDSVHMEIELEKEFKQPIRGELDQEDDGNSTDCNCGRQLVCPALRKGYEVLYPFNMEFSLLAGCMLYVMWKNVGRHTTAPHSGHSQKITLRILCYGGILLGPVLGLLVLISGVVIFVLYQVWVGQRGMRIKAFMLFYGFHLGVMPLMALCAMAGTVVYRRKERLQGRERGKGKEAGRSAKNPTRRLDVFLLVGSGLGQLFLSYSSLVAALAMGPSDVMESLDLSYSLLSLLELVLQNVFIIQGLQDHKHFGQKRAEKETSEGSVGFKQVEKNEEGGGVLEEAEGKALQGSSDAPVPPTGTPGQDTHRWSRRVIQEICAFLMLSNIMLWVIPAFGAHPQFESGVGKQFYGFFVWFVLVNLGQPLIVFYRMHSVGALMELLILA; translated from the exons ATGTCGGGGAAACCCGCGTATCTCCACAATG ACcgtttggacagtgatgaagacCACGAGAAGGCCGGTGGTCGTTTGGATGATGCAGGTGATGATGAAGACTGTGGGAAGGACGTTGTGGACGATGATGAGGACGCTGTGCTGCTCTGGGTTCCCAGTGGCCGTGGACTGATCTCGGGGCTTCTGGGGCTGAATTTGGTGCTGCTGGGCGCTGCCCTGGTGGCCGGAGACGCTTTTCACCCTGCAGGCTTACAGCACCAAGAGCCTGAGGTgttcctgctgctgctgatgggGCTGAGCGTGGTGTGGATGCTGTGGTACCTGCTGTGGGCACGCGCACGTCCTGGATTAccccctcacactgaccaccaCGCAGGGGGCCCCACTGTCACAG tggtGTTAATGCTGTTTGCAGGATTCAGTTTACTGCTCTGTGTGTTTATGATGGTTCACAACATCCTAATGAAGGACTGTCTGCCTTCTGCTAAAGTTCTTTTACCATTCTTTCAAACTCCCTTCCTCGGCCTGCAG ACGTATCTGCTGTGGGCTCACTCCAAAGACTGCATCCACATACACATGATCCTCACCAG gtcaGGGCTGATGCTGATTTTGTGCACAGATATCTTGTTATGGTTGAGCGCAGTAACAGAAGATTCCGTTCACATGGAGATTGAGTTGGAGAAAGAGTTCAAGCAGCCCATCAGAGGAGAGTTAG ACCAGGAAGACGACGGCAACTCCACAGACTGCAACTGTGGCAGACAGCTTGTTTGCCCCGCTCTGCGGAAAGGCTACGAGGTCCTGTACCCGTTTAACATGGAGTTCAGCCTGCTGGCAGGCTGCATGCTCTACGTCATGTGGAAGAACGTGGGACGTCACACGACTGCCCCTCATTCTGGTCACTCCCAAAAAATCACCCTGCGTATCTTATGCTATGGAGGCATCCTGCTTGGTCCTGTGCTGGGTTTGCTGGTGCTGATCTCCGGGGTGGTCATTTTCGTACTGTACCAGGTGTGGGTGGGGCAGCGAGGGATGCGCATCAAGGCCTTCATGCTGTTCTATGGGTTCCACTTGGGCGTGATGCCACTCATGGCTCTTTGCGCAATGGCAGGAACGGTGGTGTACCGGCGCAAAGAGAGACTACAGGGAAGGGAGCGGGGCAAGGGGAAAGAGGCAGGAAGGTCTGCTAAAAACCCAACTCGCAGACTGGATGTATTCCTGCTGGTGGGGTCCGGGCTAGGCCAGCTGTTCCTCTCTTACTCCTCTCTGGTGGCCGCTCTGGCTATGGGACCCAGTGACGTTATGGAGAGTCTAGACCTGTCGTATTCACTGCTCAGCCTGCTGGAGCTGGTGCTGCAGAACGTGTTTATCATCCAAGGACTGCAAGACCACAAACACTTTGGTCAAAAGAGAGCAGAGAAGGAAACATCAGAAGGAAGCGTTGGCTTCAAG CAGGTGGAGAAGAATGAGGAAGGTGGTGGAGTTCTGGAGGAGGCTGAGGGAAAAGCATTACAGGGAAGTAGTGATGCTCCAGTGCCCCCTACAGGCACACCGGGACAAGACACTCACCGCTGGAGCAGGAGAGTGATTCAGGAGATTTGCGCCTTCCTCATGTTGTCCAACATCATG TTATGGGTGATTCCAGCGTTCGGTGCCCACCCGCAGTTTGAGAGTGGAGTGGGGAAGCAGTTTTATGGTTTCTTCGTGTGGTTCGTGTTGGTGAATCTGGGCCAGCCGCTCATTGTCTTCTACAGGATGCACTCAGTAGGAGCTCTGATGGAGCTGCTCATCTTAGCatga
- the LOC108414758 gene encoding proton channel OTOP3-like isoform X4 — protein MRSPRRLKDRLDSDEDHEKAGGRLDDAGDDEDCGKDVVDDDEDAVLLWVPSGRGLISGLLGLNLVLLGAALVAGDAFHPAGLQHQEPEVFLLLLMGLSVVWMLWYLLWARARPGLPPHTDHHAGGPTVTVVLMLFAGFSLLLCVFMMVHNILMKDCLPSAKVLLPFFQTPFLGLQTYLLWAHSKDCIHIHMILTRSGLMLILCTDILLWLSAVTEDSVHMEIELEKEFKQPIRGELDQEDDGNSTDCNCGRQLVCPALRKGYEVLYPFNMEFSLLAGCMLYVMWKNVGRHTTAPHSGHSQKITLRILCYGGILLGPVLGLLVLISGVVIFVLYQVWVGQRGMRIKAFMLFYGFHLGVMPLMALCAMAGTVVYRRKERLQGRERGKGKEAGRSAKNPTRRLDVFLLVGSGLGQLFLSYSSLVAALAMGPSDVMESLDLSYSLLSLLELVLQNVFIIQGLQDHKHFGQKRAEKETSEGSVGFKQVEKNEEGGGVLEEAEGKALQGSSDAPVPPTGTPGQDTHRWSRRVIQEICAFLMLSNIMLWVIPAFGAHPQFESGVGKQFYGFFVWFVLVNLGQPLIVFYRMHSVGALMELLILA, from the exons atgagaTCTCCTCGCAGGCTAAAGG ACcgtttggacagtgatgaagacCACGAGAAGGCCGGTGGTCGTTTGGATGATGCAGGTGATGATGAAGACTGTGGGAAGGACGTTGTGGACGATGATGAGGACGCTGTGCTGCTCTGGGTTCCCAGTGGCCGTGGACTGATCTCGGGGCTTCTGGGGCTGAATTTGGTGCTGCTGGGCGCTGCCCTGGTGGCCGGAGACGCTTTTCACCCTGCAGGCTTACAGCACCAAGAGCCTGAGGTgttcctgctgctgctgatgggGCTGAGCGTGGTGTGGATGCTGTGGTACCTGCTGTGGGCACGCGCACGTCCTGGATTAccccctcacactgaccaccaCGCAGGGGGCCCCACTGTCACAG tggtGTTAATGCTGTTTGCAGGATTCAGTTTACTGCTCTGTGTGTTTATGATGGTTCACAACATCCTAATGAAGGACTGTCTGCCTTCTGCTAAAGTTCTTTTACCATTCTTTCAAACTCCCTTCCTCGGCCTGCAG ACGTATCTGCTGTGGGCTCACTCCAAAGACTGCATCCACATACACATGATCCTCACCAG gtcaGGGCTGATGCTGATTTTGTGCACAGATATCTTGTTATGGTTGAGCGCAGTAACAGAAGATTCCGTTCACATGGAGATTGAGTTGGAGAAAGAGTTCAAGCAGCCCATCAGAGGAGAGTTAG ACCAGGAAGACGACGGCAACTCCACAGACTGCAACTGTGGCAGACAGCTTGTTTGCCCCGCTCTGCGGAAAGGCTACGAGGTCCTGTACCCGTTTAACATGGAGTTCAGCCTGCTGGCAGGCTGCATGCTCTACGTCATGTGGAAGAACGTGGGACGTCACACGACTGCCCCTCATTCTGGTCACTCCCAAAAAATCACCCTGCGTATCTTATGCTATGGAGGCATCCTGCTTGGTCCTGTGCTGGGTTTGCTGGTGCTGATCTCCGGGGTGGTCATTTTCGTACTGTACCAGGTGTGGGTGGGGCAGCGAGGGATGCGCATCAAGGCCTTCATGCTGTTCTATGGGTTCCACTTGGGCGTGATGCCACTCATGGCTCTTTGCGCAATGGCAGGAACGGTGGTGTACCGGCGCAAAGAGAGACTACAGGGAAGGGAGCGGGGCAAGGGGAAAGAGGCAGGAAGGTCTGCTAAAAACCCAACTCGCAGACTGGATGTATTCCTGCTGGTGGGGTCCGGGCTAGGCCAGCTGTTCCTCTCTTACTCCTCTCTGGTGGCCGCTCTGGCTATGGGACCCAGTGACGTTATGGAGAGTCTAGACCTGTCGTATTCACTGCTCAGCCTGCTGGAGCTGGTGCTGCAGAACGTGTTTATCATCCAAGGACTGCAAGACCACAAACACTTTGGTCAAAAGAGAGCAGAGAAGGAAACATCAGAAGGAAGCGTTGGCTTCAAG CAGGTGGAGAAGAATGAGGAAGGTGGTGGAGTTCTGGAGGAGGCTGAGGGAAAAGCATTACAGGGAAGTAGTGATGCTCCAGTGCCCCCTACAGGCACACCGGGACAAGACACTCACCGCTGGAGCAGGAGAGTGATTCAGGAGATTTGCGCCTTCCTCATGTTGTCCAACATCATG TTATGGGTGATTCCAGCGTTCGGTGCCCACCCGCAGTTTGAGAGTGGAGTGGGGAAGCAGTTTTATGGTTTCTTCGTGTGGTTCGTGTTGGTGAATCTGGGCCAGCCGCTCATTGTCTTCTACAGGATGCACTCAGTAGGAGCTCTGATGGAGCTGCTCATCTTAGCatga